From one Mytilus edulis chromosome 1, xbMytEdul2.2, whole genome shotgun sequence genomic stretch:
- the LOC139494221 gene encoding universal stress protein Slr1101-like, which translates to MSEGRNVVIAMDGSDYSDYAFDWFMKNVHKPSDHVVFVHVPEYHTVVQSPMVMADVTVLTDLWQEEEKRIKKLLETLGQKMKDHGIGGKVKSVSGSPGEVICKVAKEEGAGMIVSGTRGMGTIRRTFLGSVSDYVIHHAHIPVLVVRHQDQKHDHQK; encoded by the exons ATGTCTGAAGGAAGAAATGTTGTCATTGCTATGGATGGAAGTGATTACTCAGATTACGCATTTGATT GGTTTATGAAGAATGTACACAAACCAAGCGATCATGTGGTATTTGTACATGTTCCTGAATATCACACCGTCGTACAGTCAC CAATGGTTATGGCTGACGTGACAGTATTAACAGATCTGTGGCAAGAAGAGGAAAAACGAATTAAAAAACTGCTGGAAACTCTTGGACAGAAAATGAAGGACCATGGA ATTGGTGGTAAAGTGAAGAGTGTTAGTGGAAGTCCAGGTGAAGTCATCTGTAAAGTAGCCAAAGAGGAAGGAGCAGGCATGATTGTCAGTGGCACAAGGGGTATGGGAACAATTAGAAGAACATTCCTAGGTAGTGTGAGTGACTATGTCATCCACCACGCCCATATACCAGTACTGGTTGTACGTCATCAAGACCAAAAACATGATCACCAGAAGTAG